The genomic stretch AACGATGATTCAACCGGCGGGCTATACTCAACCCTCGCTTTTGCCGCCGCTGCCATGCAATATGCACTGCGTACTGGAGATACGAGCTATCTTCAAGAGGTCAATATTCCTGAGAGAACCAAAGTATTCTTTATGTCTAACTCCCCTTTCCTCGGGGGTACTACGTGGACCGATAACCCCGTTGTAACCATCGCCCTCAAAGCTGGTTCTCCCACCAAAGATGGTGATACATATACCTGGCCGGGTCATTTCAAAGTCGATTTTGGCGCATGGACTGTTAAAGACGGTACGGCAACCGACACTCAAAACAACAGATTAAATCTAGATCAAGATATCGATATCAAAGCAAAGTACCAGAATAACGCTTG from Rothia dentocariosa ATCC 17931 encodes the following:
- a CDS encoding DUF6318 family protein, with the protein product MPTSGVFSRRNTLRFTTLGILSLAVIPMLTACGKDYQGEVKLDSYDESAGSYEPATKEHPAQNVPKPKKPQDINDDSTGGLYSTLAFAAAAMQYALRTGDTSYLQEVNIPERTKVFFMSNSPFLGGTTWTDNPVVTIALKAGSPTKDGDTYTWPGHFKVDFGAWTVKDGTATDTQNNRLNLDQDIDIKAKYQNNAWTILSLDH